The following coding sequences are from one Schizosaccharomyces osmophilus chromosome 1, complete sequence window:
- the rsp1 gene encoding random septum position protein, DNAJ domain protein Rsp1, protein MTRPAFSEEFVDYYDVLGIESTSDYVQIRQQYLKLVLRFHPDRNPGREQDVIPHFQLIQRAHEVLRDGKLRELYDQKRLLEFGRLDGLSRFRPKKTDYTSPNRKGPNVTSKVSTKVSEYFSRNKKKGDLGNEQAHGSPYRPFSSAERQRYSSSYSTRSPISSPIPVISHEDQKGLYSSSNNNSHERNPANNANVNNRFQPLSKFEAKLYLESLREKRRSFSSTPKSDNTSYTRSPTSTSSPHSVFTHSNQEKPSLHQEPPQSPESFSISLNSLSPSPRLPQHYKRDLRHHRPTSIATDFRSISSYNPDHIAFGKIEEIQDDSLQPPNSANSVSSSTEYHNELQKVLRSLEREEEFEDEITQLLPNPPSFPQIKAPVPPLLPTDISNETIDKYFHDFEVYQKKWSSYSLIYTQFLFHWQIFKNKCFQLDLMNTPGHTRLLHNWQEGTQNTREFLSFEEMHYTAISDLMSFKESLFSSLNL, encoded by the coding sequence ATGACGAGGCCTGCGTTCTCAGAAGAATTCGTCGACTATTACGATGTGTTAGGAATCGAAAGTACTAGTGATTATGTCCAAATCCGTCAACAATATCTAAAATTAGTTTTGCGTTTCCATCCTGACAGAAATCCAGGCCGAGAGCAAGATGTGATTCCACATTTTCAGTTGATCCAAAGGGCACATGAAGTTTTGCGAGATGGAAAGCTGCGGGAATTATATGATCAAAAACGTCTATTAGAATTCGGAAGGTTGGACGGGCTGTCTCGATTTCgcccaaaaaaaacagactATACTTCTCCAAATCGTAAGGGCCCCAATGTAACCTCAAAAGTGAGCACAAAAGTTTCAGAATACTTTTctagaaacaaaaagaagggCGATTTAGGTAATGAACAAGCACATGGATCTCCTTACCGTCCTTTTTCGTCTGCTGAACGGCAGAGATATTCATCGTCGTATTCGACGAGGAGTCCCATCTCTAGCCCAATTCCAGTAATAAGCCATGAAGATCAGAAAGGATTATATTCCTCCTCCAACAACAACTCCCATGAGCGGAATCCAGCAAACAATGCAAATGTTAATAACCGATTTCAACCTCTCTCCAAGTTTGAAGCAAAGCTGTATTTAGAATCTTTACGAGAAAAACGACGTTCCTTTAGCTCAACTCCTAAATCTGATAACACCTCTTATACCCGTTCTCCTACTTCTACTTCAAGTCCTCATTCAGTGTTTACACATTCTAACCAAGAAAAACCTTCATTACACCAAGAACCTCCCCAAAGTCCAGagtcattttcaatttcactCAATTCTCTTTCTCCATCTCCTCGTTTACCTCAGCATTATAAACGGGATCTCCGTCACCATCGTCCGACTTCCATAGCGACCGATTTTCGCTCGATTTCAAGCTATAATCCTGATCACATAGCTTTTGggaaaatagaagaaattcaaGATGACTCTTTACAACCCCCCAATTCCGCTAATTCTGTTTCCTCATCAACCGAATACCATAATGagcttcaaaaagttttgcgCTCTttagaaagagaagaagaatttgaagatgAGATAACTCAATTGCTTCCAAATCCACCAAGCTTCCCTCAAATTAAAGCTCCAGTTCCTCCTCTGTTACCCACGGACATTTCAAATGAAACCATTGATAAGTACTTTCATGACTTTGAAGTATACCAGAAAAAATGGTCTTCTTACTCTTTGATATATACTcagtttttatttcattggcaaatattcaaaaataaatgctTTCAACTGGACCTCATGAATACTCCAGGACATACTAGACTCTTGCATAACTGGCAGGAGGGAACTCAAAACACTCGGgaatttttatcttttgaagaaatgcATTACACAGCTATTTCTGATCTAATGTCCTTCAAAGAATCTTTATTCTCGTCCCTCAACCTTTAG
- the alg2 gene encoding mannosyltransferase complex subunit Alg2 produces MEEENSNITGKAPVRIAFIHPDLGIGGAERLVVDAAVGLQSLGKEVIIYTSHCDKRHCFEEIRDGTLKVEIYGDWLPSSIFGKLSILCSTVRQIYLTLVLLFKFRYYDAIFVDQLSTCIPMLLLACRTLLFYCHFPDKYLVKPGGGILKKLYRVPFDSFEAWSVRLADRIVVNSNFTASVFKKAFPKVRKPLRIIHPCVDVKAADLSSQYEISESISSRKLLISVNRYELKKDIALAIESFAALRDLSSDQFSDYLLVIAGGFDTRVAENRKYLELLQDLCKQKGFSYHTVKDDWKNLSIDPQVNVLFLLSVPSDVRDALISTSKILLYTPENEHFGIVPLEAMLREVPVLAQSNGGPLETVFDGKTGWLRPRDPKIWGNVIHEAATNSSYDIKAMGEEGRKSVINEFSADAMASKVESEIMSGICSSTPRRYTIRCFHGSVALLTLAAFTWLITTILSFYSLSFFNVIAGTNDYPNFGLSLWYGGTVTVLLIITVAVLARNV; encoded by the exons atggaagaagaaaacagtAACATTACTGGAAAAGCTCCAGTGCGAATTGCCTTTATTCATCCCGATTTAGGAATTG GAGGAGCAGAAAGATTAGTAGTAGATGCCGCTGTAGGATTACAGTCCCTTGGGAAAGAGGTTATCATTTATACTTCTCATTGTGACAAAAGGCattgttttgaagaaatccGAGATG GTACCTTGAAAGTAGAAATTTACGGCGATTGGTTACCATCTTCTATATTTGGCAAACTGTCGATTCTTTGTAGTACTGTGCGACAGATCTACTTAACATTAgtccttcttttcaaatttcgTTATTATGATGCTATATTTGTCGATCAGTTATCTACTTGCATCCCAATGCTTTTACTCGCCTGCCGTACGCTGCTGTTTTATTGTCATTTTCCAGACAAATATTTGGTAAAACCAGGAGGTGGAATACTTAAGAAACTTTATCGGGTTCCTTTTGATTCATTTGAGGCTTGGTCTGTTCGTTTAGCTGATCGCATTGTGGTTAATAGCAATTTTACAGCGTCCGTGTTTAAGAAAGCTTTTCCCAAAGTCCGAAAGCCTCTTCGAATTATCCATCCCTGCGTAGATGTTAAGGCTGCAGACCTTTCTTCGCAATATGAAATCTCTGAGTCAATTTC ATCTCGCAAACTACTCATTTCTGTCAATAGAtatgaattaaaaaaggatattgCCTTGGCGATCGAGTCGTTTGCTGCTCTTCGCGATTTATCTTCGGACCAGTTTTCTGACTACCTTTTAGTTATTGCCGGAGGGTTTGACACACGTGTAGCTGAGAATCGTAAATATTTAGAGCTACTTCAAGATTTATGCAAGCAGAAGGGTTTCTCCTATCATACCGTCAAAGATGACTGGAAAAATTTATCCATAGACCCTCAAGtaaatgttttgtttttactaTCCGTGCCTTCTGATGTTAGAGATGCGCTCATCTctacttcaaaaattctCCTTTATACGCCGGAAAATGAGCACTTTGGAATTGTACCTCTCGAGGCAATGCTCCGAGAAGTACCTGTTCTTGCCCAGTCAAATGGTGGTCCTTTAGAAACTGTATTCGATGGAAAAACAGGTTGGCTCCGTCCTCGCGATCCCAAAATCTGGGGAAATGTAATTCATGAAGCTGCTACTAATTCATCATATGATATTAAAGCAATGggtgaagaaggaagaaagtcGGTGATAAATGAGTTTTCGGCTGATGCAATGGCTTCTAAAGTAGAATCAGAGATAATGTCTGGAATTTGTTCTTCAACCCCTAGACGTTACACAATACGCTGCTTTCATGGTTCGGTCGCTCTTTTGACATTAGCTGCATTTACCTGGCTGATAACTACGATCTtgtctttttattcattaagCTTTTTTAACGTTATCGCTGGTACCAACGACTACCCAAATTTTGGATTAAGCCTTTGGTACGGCGGCACCGTAACTGTTTTATTAATCATTACAGTGGCTGTTCTTGCCAGAAATGTTtag
- the mrps28 gene encoding mitochondrial ribosomal protein subunit S15, whose protein sequence is MRLSIRQLYRPGFLCGQSQGLFGSNFLSNFHTSSVAYGLKKQKASRRRKMNVERQNELHKKRIANQGDFVTGNSTDWTNQLIRSKQFFQNQLQKKSTSLTPLKFPIPMVEVDNILQKFDELNVSTLKEAREFLKIDDFAAPGSTDNVFESLRDLDEAPGAAEYFQKLAQELSNMSQINDSRKESIRRIFSLSNSNAKLAEANNKRTAIEYFAKTDNDTGSPEVQAAAFTSQILALKDHCNRNHKDQTAKRKFRFYVHQRQKMLKYLRLKNFERYMSCIDNLGLTDDAVLREITM, encoded by the coding sequence ATGAGGTTATCGATTCGACAGTTGTACCGACCTGGCTTTTTATGCGGCCAAAGTCAAGGGCTTTTTGGATCCAACTTCCTGTCCAATTTCCACACAAGTTCTGTAGCTTATGGtctaaaaaaacaaaaggctAGTCGCCGAAGGAAGATGAATGTAGAGCGTCAAAACGAACTGCATAAGAAACGCATAGCTAACCAGGGAGATTTTGTAACGGGTAATTCTACTGATTGGACTAATCAGTTAATTCGCtcaaaacaattctttcaaaatcagctacaaaaaaaatctacaTCTCTCACTCCCCTCAAATTTCCTATTCCCATGGTTGAAGTCGACAacattttgcaaaaatttGACGAACTCAATGTGTCCACGTTAAAGGAAGCTCGCGAATTCCTAAAGATAGATGATTTTGCCGCCCCGGGATCTACTGACAACGTATTTGAGTCTTTGCGTGACTTGGATGAAGCCCCAGGTGCTGCtgaatattttcaaaaattagCACAAGAACTCAGTAATATGTCTCAGATCAATGACTCTAGAAAAGAGAGTATTCGAAGGATTTTCAGTCTTTCGAATTCAAATGCTAAATTGGCTGAAGCAAATAATAAACGTACTGCTATTGAATATTTCGCAAAGACCGACAATGACACAGGAAGCCCGGAAGTTCAAGCAGCAGCCTTTACGAGCCAAATTTTAGCCTTAAAAGATCATTGTAATCGAAACCACAAGGATCAAACGGCTAAGCGGAAATTTCGCTTTTACGTTCATCAAAGGCAAAAGATGCTCAAGTACTTACGATTGAAAAACTTCGAACGTTATATGTCTTGCATTGACAACTTGGGACTTACAGACGATGCTGTTTTAAGGGAGATTACCATGTGA
- the cog8 gene encoding Golgi transport complex subunit Cog8, which produces MAQTEKYRASHTESYLQELIGRPFRDIKTEKEQLKRKAETLDQEKLSYLQSNYKTLVELAESQAATKALLSNTQEISVNIYGKKDVLHNIASQNQDFLSSISVHHQQALLMHRMQHQVSSILKIPELMDSCIHKEYFSEALEFQGLAYRLRDRFGSNAVIQDLVYQVETLSEKLSAKFLLQLQKPLKQYTLIKIVTYLRVTSKLSEAEIKYIFLFNAWQQLQTSLKNLIPLLDYNNPELYLKRYLQVIRDRAFSLLFQYQSVFYESTTLYTDPVSSTIDGANLPSNETSALPGLDRESLQSFSQNILSLFVNKIVKEICYVLEIFFPRIHETTARSSLLLQLYYCNQSLTKVGTDMTIHLYKILGKEWLNMLISQAEEKPL; this is translated from the coding sequence ATGGCTCAAACTGAAAAGTACCGTGCTTCTCATACTGAATCCTATTTGCAAGAACTCATAGGTCGTCCGTTTAGAGACATtaaaactgaaaaagaacaattgaaaagaaaggctGAGACTCTGGATcaagaaaagctttcttATCTGCAGTCCAATTATAAAACACTGGTTGAATTAGCAGAAAGTCAAGCTGCTACCAAGGCGTTGCTGAGCAATACTCAGGAAATTTCGGTGAATATTTATGGTAAAAAAGATGTGCTGCATAATATCGCCTCTCAAAATCAAGACTTTTTGTCGTCGATTTCAGTACATCATCAGCAAGCCTTACTTATGCATCGGATGCAGCACCAGGTCTCAAGTATTCTGAAAATTCCTGAGTTGATGGATTCTTGTATTCATAAAGAGTATTTCTCAGAAGCTTTAGAATTTCAAGGGCTCGCTTACCGTTTACGAGATAGGTTTGGTTCAAATGCAGTCATACAGGATTTGGTATATCAAGTTGAGACATTATCTGAAAAGTTATCCGCAAAATTCTTGCTACAGCTTCAAAAGCCCCTAAAGCAATATACCCTTATCAAGATAGTAACGTATCTTCGTGTAACTAGCAAGCTTTCTGAGGCGGAAATcaaatatatttttctctttaacGCTTGGCAGCAGCTGCAGACGAGTTTAAAGAACTTAATTCCCTTGCTGGATTATAATAATCCAGAACTTTACTTGAAGAGATATCTACAAGTCATTCGTGATCGTGCTTTCTCTTTGCTATTCCAATACCAAAGCGTATTTTATGAGTCTACCACCTTGTATACGGATCCAGTAAGCTCTACTATTGACGGTGCTAACCTTCCTTCTAATGAGACATCTGCTCTTCCCGGGCTGGATCGTGAGAGCCTGCAAAGCTTTAGTCAAAACatcctttctctttttgtgAATAAAATAGTGAAAGAGATTTGTtatgttttggaaattttttttcctagAATTCATGAAACCACGGCTCGTTCTTCTCTACTCTTACAGTTGTATTATTGCAACCAAAGTTTAACTAAAGTGGGAACCGATATGACCATTcatctttataaaattctCGGAAAGGAATGGCTTAATATGCTGATATCACAAGCTGAAGAGAAACCACTTTAG
- the his3 gene encoding histidinol-phosphate aminotransferase imidazole acetol phosphate transaminase His3, translated as MFDLNTCIRKNILDLQPYRCAREGILLDANECSFGSVLNDAGVEYNRYPDPRQNEIKQRFCELRNKEHPYAKPLKPENMVVGVGSDEIIDSLIRISCIPGKDKILACPPSYGMYPVSAKVNDIQVVNVLLKPDFDLDIDAVYDTLSKDNSIKVVFACSPGNPTAKTLNLNSIKKLLAHPTWNGIIVMDEAYIDFASPEKTAVSLVNDYPNLAVCQTLSKSFGLAGIRIGFCLTSPEIATIMNSLKAPYNISEPTSRLAIKALSPESVSKMYEHRDRALAQRDRLCKEVTAIPGVGKIIGGFDANFILVQVLSNPVNGVPSNEVAKFVYLKMATDYKIVVRFRGNEPMCEGSLRMTIGTESEVSALLRTFRHTLEEYYAKN; from the exons ATGTTTGATTTAAATACCTGTATTCGTAAAAACATTTTGGACTTACAGCCTTATCGCTGTGCTAGAGA AGGTATTCTTTTAGATGCTAATGAATGCTCTTTCGGTTCAGTTCTCAACGATGCTGGCGTTGAGTATAATCGATATCCCGACCCTAGACAGAATGAAATCAAACAAAGGTTTTGTGAATTAAGGAATAAGGAGCATCCTTATGCGAAACCGTTAAAGCCCGAAAATATGGTCGTTGGTGTTGGCAGTGATGAGATTATTGATTCCTTGATCCGCATTTCTTGCATTCCTGgtaaagacaaaattttGGCTTGCCCTCCTTCATACGGCATGTATCCTGTCTCTGCTAAGGTCAATGACATTCAGGTCGTCAATGTTTTGCTTAAACCCGATTTTGATTTGGATATCGACGCAGTCTACGATACCCTTTCTAAGGACAACTCTATCAAGGTGGTTTTTGCTTGCTCTCCCGGTAATCCCACGGCTAAAACTCTCAACCTTAACAGCATTAAAAAGCTATTGGCTCATCCAACTTGGAACGGTATCATTGTTATGGACGAAGCCTATATTGATTTCGCTTCTCCTGAAAAGACTGCCGTTTCTCTAGTCAATGATTACCCCAACTTAGCAGTCTGTCAAACTCTCTCTAAGTCTTTTGGTCTCGCTGGTATTCG CATTGGATTTTGCCTAACCAGTCCTGAAATTGCAACAATCATGAACTCGTTAAAAGCCCCATATAATATCAGTGAACCAACTTCTCGTTTGGCTATTAAGGCTTTGTCTCCCGAATCTGTTTCCAAAATGTATGAGCATCGTGATAGAGCTCTTGCTCAACGCGACCGACTTTGTAAAGAAGTCACTGCTATCCCCGGTGTAGGCAAAATCATTGGTGGCTTCGATGCAAATTTCATACTCGTTCAAGTTTTGTCTAACCCCGTGAATGGTGTTCCTAGCAATGAGGTTGCGAAGttcgtttatttgaaaatggCTACCGATTACAAGATCGTCGTCCGTTTTCGTGGTAATGAACCCATGTGTGAGGGTTCATTGCGTATGACCATCGGCACTGAAAGTGAAGTGTCAGCTTTACTCAGAACTTTCAGGCATACATTGGAGGAGTATTATGCAAAAAACTGA